A DNA window from Ipomoea triloba cultivar NCNSP0323 chromosome 10, ASM357664v1 contains the following coding sequences:
- the LOC116033422 gene encoding L-type lectin-domain containing receptor kinase IX.1-like yields the protein MAAIALCRFLAFLFLLVPSLVGSLSFDLPSIGPKDKDVHIIVEGNATITNRGIQLTSESDDEASRAKYVELLHLWDKASGNLADFTTHFTFNIDSNGTSKYADGMAFFLANFSTPSGIISQAFGAGLGLMDQYKPSPVPFVAVVFDTFANGKGKSMTNVSININAVLETNKSTAWWNNITQGKNNNASITYNASSKILEVVFTGFWGGQYLTGNLSHMVDLREHLPEFVNIGFSAATGTLSEEHTVSSWRFNSTPPRLVGSLSRSPAPSPSPPQEEKNKKGLLVIGLSIGVPILVALLALPIIYACLKKTRAEKGNNHESFPAQDMDTEFQMVSTGPKKFSYTELQIATNNFAEEHKLGEGGFGGVYRGFLRSLNLDVAVKKVSSGSKQGIMEYASEVKIISRLRHRNLVPLHGWCHEKGELLLVYEYMPQGSLYSHLFKRNSPLNWELRYRIAQGLASALFYLHEEWEQCVLHRDIKSSNVLLDSGFNAKLGDFGLAWLVDHEKTPEKTLVGGTLGYVAPECYFTLKTAKESDVYSFGIVALEIACGQRAIIFSDEPGGFKRLVEWVWDLYGMGKLMEAADPKLCGNFERQEMEQLMMIGLWCAHPDSNYRPKISQALHGLQFQVQVPTLPSEMPVYSTSYNVPSFSGLRSQIFEGYTSPSSNNSYPSHLTSYSTPDVSHNRTH from the coding sequence ATGGCAGCAATTGCCTTGTGCAGATTCTTGGCCTTTCTATTCCTTTTGGTTCCCTCTTTAGTTGGTTCACTCTCGTTTGATTTGCCAAGCATTGGTCCTAAGGATAAAGATGTGCACATCATAGTGGAAGGAAATGCAACTATCACAAACCGTGGCATTCAACTCACATCGGAGTCGGATGACGAAGCAAGTCGAGCCAAGTATGTTGAATTGTTGCACCTATGGGATAAGGCTTCTGGAAATTTAGCCGATTTTACCACCCATTTCACTTTCAACATCGACTCAAATGGTACCTCAAAATATGCTGATGGGATGGCCTTTTTCTTGGCTAATTTTTCCACTCCATCCGGTATAATAAGTCAGGCTTTTGGGGCCGGCCTTGGCCTAATGGATCAATATAAACCATCTCCAGTTCCTTTCGTTGCTGTGGTGTTCGATACATTCGCAAACGGTAAGGGTAAATCAATGACAAATGTTAGTATCAACATTAATGCTGTACTGGAAACCAATAAGAGCACAGCATGGTGGAACAACATTACACAAGGGAAGAATAACAATGCTTCCATTACTTATAATGCTAGTTCCAAGATTCTTGAAGTTGTTTTTACAGGGTTCTGGGGTGGCCAGTACTTGACAGGCAACCTCAGCCATATGGTTGATCTGAGGGAACACTTGCCTGAATTTGTTAACATTGGTTTCTCAGCTGCAACAGGAACTTTGTCCGAGGAACACACTGTAAGCTCCTGGCGGTTCAATTCCACTCCACCGAGGTTGGTTGGTAGTTTATCTCGTTCCCCAGCTCCAAGTCCAAGTCCTCCTCAagaagagaagaacaagaaaggccTACTAGTGATAGGATTGAGTATTGGGGTTCCAATTTTGGTTGCTCTCTTGGCTTTACCCATTATCTATGCTTGTCTTAAGAAGACACGGGCAGAAAAAGGAAACAATCATGAGTCTTTTCCTGCTCAGGACATGGATACTGAATTTCAAATGGTTAGCACTGGTCCTAAGAAGTTCTCATACACTGAATTGCAGATTGCAACTAACAACTTTGCAGAGGAGCATAAGCTTGGAGAAGGGGGGTTTGGAGGGGTTTATAGAGGTTTCTTAAGGAGTCTAAACTTGGATGTGGCTGTCAAGAAAGTCTCAAGTGGGTCTAAACAAGGAATTATGGAATATGCCTCAGAAGTAAAGATTATCAGTCGATTGAGACACAGAAATTTGGTACCACTTCACGGTTGGTGTCATGAGAAAGGTGAGTTGTTGCTTGTCTATGAATACATGCCTCAAGGCAGTTTATACTCCCATCTCTTCAAGAGAAACTCACCTTTGAATTGGGAGCTCAGGTATAGAATTGCACAAGGCTTGGCCTCTGCTTTGTTCTATCTTCACGAAGAGTGGGAACAATGTGTCTTGCACAGGGACATTAAGTCCAGCAATGTCTTGTTGGATTCGGGCTTCAATGCTAAACTAGGTGATTTTGGGTTAGCTTGGCTTGTTGACCACGAAAAAACACCCGAAAAAACCTTAGTTGGAGGAACACTAGGGTACGTTGCCCCAGAATGTTATTTCACATTAAAGACGGCCAAAGAATCAGATGTGTATAGTTTTGGAATTGTCGCATTAGAAATTGCATGTGGACAAAGAGCAATAATCTTTTCAGATGAACCAGGAGGTTTCAAAAGGTTGGTGGAATGGGTTTGGGATTTGTATGGAATGGGAAAGCTAATGGAAGCTGCAGATCCTAAGCTATGCGGAAACTTTGAGAGGCAAGAAATGGAGCAATTAATGATGATCGGGTTGTGGTGTGCTCACCCTGATAGTAATTATCGACCAAAAATAAGCCAAGCTTTACATGGTCTTCAATTCCAAGTACAGGTGCCCACCCTTCCATCAGAAATGCCAGTTTACTCAACTTCTTATAATGTGCCATCCTTTTCAGGTTTGCGTTCGCAGATATTTGAGGGCTATACGAGTCCCAGCAGCAACAACAGTTATCCCTCGCATTTAACTTCATATTCAACCCCGGATGTGTCACATAATCGTACACACTGA
- the LOC116033424 gene encoding L-type lectin-domain containing receptor kinase IX.1-like has translation MPSAKTPQKPHRAMAAAAMDISPFVFLVLPSLVCSLSFDLPSISPKDTNVHINVEGDATITSQGIQLTPYERELALTDKAGRATYVESLHLWDKASGDLADFTTHFTFTVDSDGNPNYADGLAFFLANFSAPINGTLTDGGGIGLMNETLPIALDPFVAVVFDTFSYSDYRSMTNVSINIKSMLNPVNIKPWFNNVTQGMDNNASITYSASSKVLRVVFTGFWNGESMTESLSYQVDLREYLPEFVSVGFSASTGRLFEKNGVSSWQFNSTSLRSAKEKNKKGIEVLGLSICVPVLVAVLLALAIFIICLKKTRAKVIGNNDNHEIILLGQAMDTEFQMASTGPKKFSYTELKTATSSFSEEHNKLGEGGFGGVYKGFLKSLNLDVAVKRVSSGSKQGVNEYASEVKIISRLRHRNLVPLHGWCHEKGELLLVYEYMPQGSLESHLFKGMSVLDWGFRYRIAQGLASALFYLHEEWEKCVLHRDIKSSNVLLDSSFNAKLGDFGLAWLVDHENAPQKTIAGGTPWYVAPECIFTFKTSKESDVYSFGIVALEIATGQRAIIVNQPEGVKTLVEWVWDLYGMGKLFEAIDPKLCGNFDEQEMKQLMMVGLWCAHPDSTCRPKISQALHCLKFLVQLPTLPPKMPKPVYSTSLSRVHYWQILEGHRSSSNNSCPSRSTSSSIMDAASSSSSASHSHTQ, from the coding sequence ATGCCATCtgcaaaaactcctcaaaaacctcACAGAGCCATGGCAGCAGCTGCCATGGATATCTCTCCTTTTGTATTCCTTGTGCTTCCCTCTTTAGTTTGTTCACTCTCATTTGATCTGCCAAGCATTAGCCCTAAGGATACAAATGTGCACATCAACGTGGAAGGAGATGCAACCATCACAAGCCAGGGCATCCAACTCACACCATATGAACGCGAATTGGCGTTGACAGACAAAGCTGGTCGAGCCACCTATGTTGAATCCTTGCACCTATGGGACAAGGCTTCTGGAGATTTAGCTGATTTCACCACCCATTTCACTTTCACCGTCGACTCAGATGGTAACCCTAACTATGCTGATGGACTCGCCTTTTTCTTGGCCAATTTTTCCGCCCCTATCAATGGAACGCTTACTGATGGTGGCGGTATTGGCCTTATGAATGAAACCCTACCAATAGCCCTAGATCCTTTTGTTGCTGTGGTGTTCGATACTTTCTCGTACTCAGACTATCGGTCTATGACAAATGTAAGTATCAACATTAAGTCTATGCTGAATCCTGTGAATATAAAACCTTGGTTTAACAATGTCACTCAGGGAATGGATAACAATGCTTCCATTACTTATAGTGCTAGTTCCAAGGTTCTCCGAGTGGTTTTTACAGGGTTTTGGAATGGTGAAAGCATGACAGAAAGCCTTAGTTACCAGGTTGATCTCAGGGAATACTTGCCTGAATTCGTTAGCGTTGGGTTCTCAGCATCAACAGGAAGGTTATTTGAGAAGAACGGTGTTAGCTCGTGGCAGTTCAATTCCACTTCACTCAGGTCagcaaaagaaaagaacaagaaaggaataGAAGTGCTAGGGTTGAGTATTTGTGTTCCAGTTTTAGTTGCTGTATTATTGGCTTTAGCCATCTTTATTATCTGTCTTAAAAAGACACGAGCAAAAGTAATAGGAAACAATGATAATCATGAGATTATTCTTCTTGGTCAGGCCATGGATACTGAGTTTCAAATGGCTAGCACCGGTCCTAAAAAGTTCTCATACACTGAATTGAAAACTGCAACTAGCAGCTTCTCAGAGGAGCATAATAAGCTTGGAGAAGGAGGGTTTGGAGGGGTTTATAAAGGTTTCTTAAAGAGCCTAAACTTGGATGTGGCTGTCAAGAGAGTCTCAAGTGGGTCTAAACAGGGGGTTAACGAATATGCCTCAGAAGTAAAGATCATCAGTCGATTGAGACATAGAAATTTGGTACCACTCCATGGTTGGTGTCACGAAAAAGGTGAGCTGCTGCTTGTTTATGAGTACATGCCTCAAGGCAGCTTAGAGTCTCATCTCTTCAAGGGAATGTCAGTGTTGGATTGGGGGTTCAGGTATAGAATTGCACAAGGCTTGGCCTCAGCTTTGTTCTATCTGCATGAAGAGTGGGAAAAATGTGTATTGCATAGGGATATTAAGTCCAGCAATGTCCTCTTGGATTCGAGCTTCAATGCTAAACTAGGTGATTTTGGGTTAGCTTGGCTTGTTGACCATGAAAATGCACCCCAGAAAACCATAGCCGGAGGAACACCATGGTACGTAGCCCCAGAATGCATTTTCACATTTAAGACAAGCAAAGAGTCAGACGTGTATAGTTTTGGAATTGTTGCATTAGAAATTGCTACCGGGCAAAGAGCAATTATTGTTAACCAACCCGAAGGTGTGAAAACCTTGGTGGAATGGGTTTGGGATTTGTATGGAATGGGAAAGCTATTCGAAGCTATAGATCCTAAGCTATGCGGAAACTTTGATGAGCAAGAAATGAAACAGTTAATGATGGTTGGGTTGTGGTGTGCTCACCCTGATAGCACTTGCCGGCCAAAAATAAGCCAAGCCTTACATTGTCTTAAATTCCTAGTGCAATTGCCCACTCTTCCACCAAAGATGCCTAAACCAGTTTACTCAACTTCTTTGTCAAGGGTGCATTATTGGCAGATACTTGAGGGCCATAGGAGCTCCAGCAACAACAGTTGTCCCTCACGTTCCACTTCATCTTCCATCATGGATGCtgcttcttcatcatcatctgcCTCACATTCGCACACGCAATGA